Proteins from a single region of Bogoriella caseilytica:
- a CDS encoding metal ABC transporter ATP-binding protein — protein MTTNGQYPRALAVSGLTVRYGATTALDRVDLDLAAGSVTGLIGMNGSGKSTFFKALMGLVRPTAGRIEMFGGAPERARASGQVAYAPQSEEIDWTFPLSVADVVAMGRYPHCGRSRRLRAPDRVIVAESMERVGLTGLAGRQIGALSGGQRKRAFVARALAQEADLILLDEPFSGVDRATQQVLSNLLRELAAAGAAVLVSTHDLDGLPELCDSAALLQRRLVVHAAPEEVLRPENLARAFHTSELS, from the coding sequence ATGACGACTAACGGCCAGTACCCGCGGGCGCTCGCGGTCTCCGGCCTGACGGTGCGTTACGGAGCGACCACTGCCTTGGATCGGGTGGATCTCGACCTCGCCGCCGGCAGCGTGACTGGGCTGATCGGGATGAACGGCTCGGGGAAGTCCACCTTCTTCAAGGCGCTCATGGGGCTGGTGCGGCCGACGGCCGGGCGGATCGAGATGTTCGGAGGCGCCCCCGAGCGCGCTCGGGCCAGCGGCCAGGTGGCCTATGCGCCGCAGTCCGAAGAGATCGACTGGACCTTCCCGCTCAGCGTGGCCGACGTCGTGGCGATGGGGCGCTATCCGCACTGTGGCCGCTCCCGCCGCCTGCGGGCGCCGGACCGCGTCATCGTGGCCGAATCGATGGAGCGGGTGGGGCTGACCGGGCTGGCCGGCCGGCAGATCGGCGCCCTCTCCGGGGGGCAGCGCAAACGGGCCTTCGTGGCGCGGGCACTGGCCCAGGAGGCGGACCTGATACTGCTCGACGAACCTTTTTCCGGGGTGGACCGCGCCACGCAGCAGGTGCTCAGCAATCTGCTCCGCGAACTGGCCGCAGCCGGCGCCGCAGTGCTGGTGTCCACCCATGACCTCGACGGGCTCCCGGAGCTGTGTGACTCCGCGGCGCTGCTGCAACGACGGCTGGTCGTGCATGCCGCGCCGGAGGAGGTCCTGCGCCCGGAGAACCTTGCCCGCGCCTTCCATACGAGCGAGCTCTCATGA
- a CDS encoding metal-dependent transcriptional regulator: protein MVSELTSSSQDYLKVVWAAQEWSDEPVTTTFLSKRLDLRPSTVSEAVKKLSGQGLLTHAPYGAVELTEEGRRAALAMVRRHRIIETFLVVELGYGWDEVHDEAEVLEHAVSDRLIAAMAERLGDPERDPHGDPIPRIDGSVPTTPAQQLRAAEVGSQVRVARLSDADPQVLRYFDSLGIALDTELEILERRDFAGTLTVRFASAEAGKPFELGLAAAEAVWVVPSGG, encoded by the coding sequence GTGGTCTCCGAACTCACCTCCTCCAGCCAGGACTACCTGAAGGTGGTGTGGGCTGCCCAGGAGTGGTCCGACGAACCGGTGACCACCACCTTTCTTTCCAAGCGACTCGACCTCCGTCCCTCGACCGTCTCCGAGGCGGTGAAGAAGCTCAGTGGGCAAGGGTTGCTCACGCACGCGCCCTATGGGGCGGTCGAGCTCACCGAGGAAGGCCGCCGCGCGGCGCTGGCAATGGTGCGCCGCCATCGCATCATCGAGACCTTCCTGGTGGTGGAGCTCGGCTACGGCTGGGACGAGGTTCACGACGAGGCCGAGGTGCTGGAGCATGCCGTCTCCGACCGGCTCATCGCTGCGATGGCGGAGCGACTCGGTGACCCCGAGCGCGATCCGCACGGCGATCCCATCCCACGCATCGATGGCTCGGTGCCCACGACGCCGGCTCAGCAGCTGCGCGCTGCAGAGGTGGGATCCCAGGTGCGCGTCGCGCGCTTGTCCGATGCCGATCCTCAGGTGCTGCGCTACTTCGACTCCCTGGGCATCGCGCTCGACACCGAACTCGAGATCCTCGAACGCCGGGACTTCGCCGGCACGCTGACGGTCCGGTTCGCCTCGGCAGAGGCGGGAAAGCCCTTCGAGCTCGGTCTGGCCGCCGCCGAAGCGGTGTGGGTGGTGCCGAGCGGCGGGTAG
- a CDS encoding MFS transporter — protein MRAGSAGSRWWSGDYARWLVADTLGSAAAGVHMIATPLLALAVTGDPALAGVVGAATSATVVLATLPSGMIADRYPRRPVMVWGALATAAAYGTGVVLYSAGVLGTLPLVAVAAGGALAATLSAGATSAALRQIVPADRLPQAMSVTQGRDAAISLGAGPAAGALFALLPILPWLLSAVAQVGKGAASALLSQALDPGAPEADPPGRLQWLTAGLRVLLRVRLLGGLAVVAGVLNFAGSGVVLAVILGLRVDGQSPQVVGLTGTAMGAGALLGAVISGLCVSRVATGRLLIGGFLVQALALGSLPLVTAPAFTLLGLFVAFCAVPSVNAAAIGFVMAITPTRLQGRVGSAVSMLSLATTPAATLLAGWGVAEFGMRATVGAFAASFAVAILLAMASRIRSIPKPEAWERYGERHAGDLQD, from the coding sequence ATGCGGGCTGGGAGCGCTGGCTCACGGTGGTGGTCGGGCGACTACGCGCGCTGGCTGGTGGCCGATACGCTCGGCTCGGCGGCCGCTGGCGTACACATGATTGCGACGCCGCTCCTGGCGCTCGCGGTCACCGGCGATCCGGCGCTGGCCGGGGTAGTGGGCGCGGCGACCTCAGCCACCGTGGTGCTGGCGACGCTGCCCTCGGGCATGATCGCGGATCGCTATCCACGGCGGCCGGTCATGGTGTGGGGAGCGCTCGCCACTGCTGCGGCGTACGGCACCGGGGTGGTGCTGTACTCCGCCGGAGTCCTGGGGACGCTCCCGCTCGTCGCGGTCGCAGCAGGAGGCGCGTTGGCCGCCACACTGAGCGCGGGCGCGACCTCGGCAGCGCTGCGCCAGATCGTTCCGGCGGATCGCCTCCCGCAAGCCATGAGCGTGACTCAGGGCCGAGACGCGGCGATCTCGCTTGGTGCCGGACCGGCAGCGGGTGCCCTCTTCGCCCTGCTTCCGATTCTGCCGTGGCTGCTCTCCGCGGTGGCGCAAGTGGGAAAGGGGGCCGCCAGCGCGCTGCTCTCGCAGGCCCTCGATCCTGGTGCGCCGGAAGCTGACCCACCGGGGCGGCTGCAGTGGCTGACTGCCGGTCTGCGCGTGCTCCTGCGGGTGCGCCTCCTCGGCGGTCTCGCTGTGGTGGCAGGCGTGCTGAACTTCGCGGGATCGGGAGTGGTGCTCGCAGTCATCCTCGGCCTCCGGGTGGACGGTCAGTCGCCGCAGGTCGTGGGGCTGACCGGCACGGCGATGGGTGCGGGGGCCCTGCTCGGTGCGGTCATCTCCGGACTCTGTGTCTCGCGGGTCGCCACGGGCCGATTGCTGATCGGCGGGTTCCTGGTGCAGGCACTCGCCCTGGGATCACTGCCTCTCGTGACGGCCCCGGCGTTCACGTTGCTGGGGCTCTTTGTCGCGTTCTGTGCCGTTCCGAGCGTGAACGCTGCCGCCATCGGGTTTGTCATGGCCATCACTCCGACGCGACTGCAGGGGCGTGTGGGCTCGGCCGTGTCCATGCTGAGCCTGGCCACGACGCCGGCGGCGACTCTGCTCGCTGGGTGGGGCGTGGCCGAGTTCGGGATGCGTGCGACCGTGGGTGCGTTCGCAGCGAGCTTCGCGGTGGCGATCCTCCTGGCGATGGCCTCCCGAATCCGTTCGATACCGAAGCCTGAGGCCTGGGAACGTTACGGTGAACGTCACGCTGGCGATCTCCAGGACTGA
- a CDS encoding helix-turn-helix domain-containing protein — protein MNHRDGAGPGTSGGGAHALSSAALKALSHPVRRRLLELLGAVEVARVSTLAEQVGSAPNSVSFHLRALEKAGLARRVPGQGDRRESYWEAVPGPAFLDHSGPEVAGFLHVQHQEQARRLAEAFRQAEAVLEVPQDERAEALKAEFLATTLTLTHDELTALLVELGEVLTRFGEQGRRKPETGRRTWDVSLFAVRDWDGTSAH, from the coding sequence ATGAACCATCGAGACGGCGCCGGCCCGGGCACGTCCGGCGGCGGAGCACACGCCCTCAGCTCCGCTGCCCTGAAGGCCCTGTCCCACCCCGTGCGACGTCGTCTCCTTGAACTGCTGGGCGCGGTGGAGGTCGCGCGCGTTTCCACACTCGCGGAACAAGTGGGGTCGGCACCGAACTCGGTGAGCTTTCACCTGCGTGCGTTGGAGAAGGCCGGTCTCGCCCGTCGCGTGCCCGGGCAGGGGGACCGGCGCGAGAGCTACTGGGAGGCCGTCCCTGGTCCGGCCTTCCTGGACCACAGCGGACCCGAGGTGGCGGGATTCCTGCACGTGCAGCACCAGGAGCAGGCCAGGCGGCTGGCTGAGGCCTTCCGCCAGGCCGAGGCTGTGCTCGAGGTTCCGCAGGATGAGCGTGCGGAGGCCCTCAAGGCCGAGTTCCTCGCCACGACCCTGACCCTCACGCACGACGAACTCACCGCACTGTTGGTCGAACTCGGCGAGGTCCTGACGCGCTTCGGGGAACAGGGCCGCAGGAAACCGGAGACAGGCCGGCGCACCTGGGACGTGAGTCTCTTCGCCGTCCGTGACTGGGATGGCACCTCGGCGCACTGA
- a CDS encoding metal ABC transporter solute-binding protein, Zn/Mn family — protein sequence MGNFGAPKSSTLANRSRLAAFLSAGVLLAACASPSEGQDPGSSGTDDADRPLVLTTFTVLADMAQQVAGEHAEVESITGVGQEIHGYEPAPDDLRRAAEADLLIANGLHLEDWLDQLLIDVDAPRVTASDGVDTMAIQPEDGSAPGEAINPHAWMSPAEGQVYLANIAAALSDIDPDRAAEYQANAAAYISELETVESELRDALEDVPASARVLVTCEGAFSYLARDLGLEEAYLWPVNAEYEATPQQVRAVIERVRADDIPAVFCESTVSDSGMQQVVAETEAELAGILYVDSLSGPDGPVPGYLDMLQHTAETIAVGLAGDDD from the coding sequence ATGGGAAACTTCGGTGCACCGAAATCGTCAACTCTGGCAAACCGAAGCCGCCTGGCCGCCTTCCTGAGCGCCGGCGTGCTCCTGGCGGCGTGTGCCTCGCCGTCCGAGGGGCAGGACCCCGGTAGCTCGGGTACTGACGACGCCGACCGCCCGCTGGTGCTGACCACCTTCACAGTGCTGGCTGACATGGCCCAGCAGGTGGCTGGTGAGCACGCGGAGGTGGAGTCGATCACCGGGGTGGGGCAGGAGATCCACGGCTACGAGCCGGCGCCCGATGACCTGCGCCGCGCCGCCGAGGCCGACCTGCTGATCGCCAACGGACTGCACCTGGAGGACTGGCTCGATCAGCTCCTCATCGACGTCGACGCGCCCCGGGTCACTGCCTCCGACGGCGTGGACACGATGGCGATCCAACCGGAGGACGGGTCTGCGCCGGGGGAGGCCATCAATCCGCACGCCTGGATGTCGCCAGCCGAAGGCCAGGTCTACCTCGCGAACATCGCCGCAGCGCTCAGTGACATCGACCCTGACCGTGCCGCTGAGTACCAGGCCAACGCTGCGGCCTACATATCCGAGCTCGAGACCGTCGAGTCAGAGCTACGCGACGCTCTCGAGGACGTGCCGGCCTCCGCCAGGGTGCTGGTGACCTGCGAGGGGGCGTTCTCCTATCTCGCCCGCGACCTGGGGCTGGAGGAGGCCTACCTCTGGCCGGTCAACGCCGAGTACGAAGCCACGCCCCAGCAGGTGCGCGCCGTGATCGAGCGCGTGCGCGCCGATGACATCCCCGCCGTCTTCTGTGAGTCCACCGTCTCGGACTCCGGCATGCAGCAGGTGGTCGCCGAGACTGAGGCCGAGCTCGCCGGGATCCTCTATGTCGATTCGCTCTCGGGCCCGGACGGGCCGGTGCCCGGATACCTCGACATGCTGCAGCACACGGCTGAGACGATCGCAGTGGGGTTGGCCGGCGATGACGACTAA
- a CDS encoding metal ABC transporter permease has translation MNELLAALAEPWAYGFMQRAFAAAIISAMACALLSCWLVLIGWSLMGDAVSHAVLPGVVLAYVLGLPFAVGALAFALVAVLLIGVVRERSVIKEDAAMGIVFTVLFALGLVLLSVIPSQVDLGHILFGNLLGVSPADLWQVALLGALVLAVVLARHREITLVSFDPVQARAIGLSPRRINALVLVLLAITAVTGLQAVGVVLVIALLIIPGATARLLTERLNRMLLIAPAVAAVCAGVGIYLSYWLNTATGPMVVLAQGAVFAMVYLATAVLRSGKSRRATGGRGGQHRPLPVR, from the coding sequence ATGAACGAGCTCCTGGCCGCGCTCGCCGAGCCCTGGGCTTACGGCTTCATGCAGCGTGCCTTCGCCGCAGCGATCATCTCGGCGATGGCCTGTGCGCTGCTGTCCTGTTGGCTGGTGCTCATCGGCTGGTCCTTGATGGGCGACGCCGTCTCCCACGCCGTGCTGCCCGGGGTGGTGCTCGCCTATGTGCTGGGCCTGCCCTTCGCGGTGGGGGCGCTGGCTTTCGCGCTCGTGGCGGTGCTGCTCATCGGGGTGGTGCGTGAACGGAGTGTGATCAAGGAGGACGCCGCCATGGGCATCGTGTTCACCGTGCTCTTCGCGCTCGGGCTGGTGTTGCTCTCCGTGATCCCCAGTCAGGTGGACCTCGGTCACATCCTGTTCGGCAATTTGCTCGGAGTCTCCCCGGCCGATCTGTGGCAGGTGGCGCTGTTGGGCGCCCTGGTGCTGGCCGTGGTGCTGGCCAGGCATCGCGAGATCACCCTGGTGAGCTTCGATCCCGTGCAGGCCCGTGCCATCGGGCTGAGCCCGCGGCGGATCAACGCCCTGGTGCTCGTCCTCCTGGCCATCACCGCCGTCACGGGCCTGCAAGCCGTCGGCGTCGTCCTGGTCATCGCGCTGCTGATCATCCCGGGCGCCACGGCGCGTCTGCTCACCGAGCGCCTGAACCGCATGCTTCTGATCGCCCCGGCGGTGGCGGCGGTGTGCGCGGGGGTGGGCATCTACCTCTCCTACTGGCTGAACACCGCCACCGGCCCGATGGTCGTGCTCGCCCAGGGTGCGGTCTTCGCAATGGTGTACCTCGCCACCGCGGTGCTCCGGTCCGGGAAGTCACGCCGGGCGACGGGCGGGCGCGGGGGTCAGCATCGGCCCCTCCCGGTACGGTGA
- a CDS encoding SDR family NAD(P)-dependent oxidoreductase, whose protein sequence is MSAQRARSVRGAQVLITGANRGMGRLFALQAAAEGASRLVLWGREAESLESVAAEARSIEPAVEVEIGVADLADFLAVDDLVADLLEAGRAPDVLINNAGMVSSNTMAWQQDPDEAIRTLSVNTVAPIRISGRLLPAMIADAPRQKRILNVASASALTPVPRAAAYAGSKAALAHWSDTLRTELMLAGHTHIAVTTYNPGFVDTGMFAGTTSIGLTPHLSPERAVEIGWKAMLAGRAETVAPSLVHIARGARAFLPAPAFDALARSLGVYSSMDTFTGRL, encoded by the coding sequence ATGAGTGCACAGCGAGCACGAAGCGTGCGGGGGGCCCAGGTTCTGATCACCGGCGCGAATCGCGGCATGGGCCGCCTGTTCGCGTTGCAGGCCGCAGCCGAGGGAGCCTCACGGCTGGTGCTGTGGGGCCGCGAGGCCGAGAGCCTGGAGTCGGTCGCGGCCGAGGCGCGAAGCATCGAGCCCGCCGTCGAGGTGGAGATCGGAGTGGCTGACCTTGCCGACTTCCTCGCCGTTGACGACCTCGTGGCGGATCTGCTGGAAGCCGGCCGGGCGCCGGATGTCCTGATCAACAACGCCGGCATGGTCTCCTCCAACACGATGGCGTGGCAGCAGGACCCCGACGAGGCGATCCGCACGCTCTCGGTCAACACCGTGGCACCGATCCGGATCAGCGGGCGCCTGCTCCCCGCGATGATCGCCGACGCACCCCGCCAGAAGCGCATCCTGAACGTCGCTTCGGCTTCGGCGCTGACGCCGGTGCCGCGGGCCGCTGCGTACGCGGGGTCGAAGGCTGCCCTGGCGCACTGGTCGGACACTCTGCGCACCGAGTTGATGCTGGCCGGTCACACACACATCGCAGTGACGACCTACAACCCTGGCTTCGTGGACACCGGAATGTTCGCCGGGACCACCTCCATCGGCCTCACCCCGCACCTGAGCCCGGAGCGAGCCGTGGAGATCGGCTGGAAGGCGATGCTGGCCGGCCGTGCCGAGACGGTCGCACCATCGTTGGTGCACATCGCCCGGGGCGCGCGGGCATTCTTGCCCGCCCCGGCCTTCGACGCCCTGGCGCGCAGCCTCGGCGTCTACTCCTCGATGGACACCTTCACGGGGCGGTTGTAG